The Paenibacillus pabuli DNA segment AATCCCTTTGGGATATTTTCTAATTACATAATGTGGCGGCGTAGCTCAGCTGGCTAGAGCGTACGGTTCATACCCGTGAGGTCGGGGGTTCGATCCCCTCTGCCGCTACCAAAAAACGCCGGTGTAGCTCAACTGGTAGAGCAACTGACTTGTAATCAGTAGGTTGGGGGTTCAAGTCCTCTCGCCGGCACCATAATACGATATGCGCGTGTGGCGGAATTGGCAGACGCACTAGACTTAGGATCTAGCGTCTTTGACGTGGGGGTTCAAGTCCCTCCACGCGCATCCAGGAATTAACGGACAGGATCAAGAGTAAAGGAAGATTATTATACTTCTATACTCTTGATCCTGTCCGTTTATATTTATAACCCTTGAGTTTGAGTTCATTTCAAGGTTTTTTTTGTTTTTTAAACTATATAGCAAGTGAAAATAAGATAAACCGGCAGATATGATTTTTTTTTTATGCAATTGGGATTCGTATCGCACGTTTATCATTGAATTCCATTTTGACCTGGGCCATTTGCCCTGAATCAGCTCCGGCAGAAATGGGCTCACGCATATATGCCCTGGGCATAAGCTGGCGTATAGGTTTATACCTAAACCATGAGCGAAGGGCAGGCGTTAACTTTTGGCAACCTCTTATATGGATTATACGTTACCCACCACCCAGTTCACGTATGATGTGAACCAGAATCAATTGTTCAAAAAGGATGAAAATAACTACATTAACTCCCTATCCATCAAACAGTTAAATACATTGGGGAATGCATCCCTGCTGGATATTTATTTGAGTACTGGCAATGTAGTTGAACCTCATATACATCAAAACGCAACAGAATTGGTCTATTGTATCCGTGGTTCTGCTGTCGTTTCCCTGATCAATCCTTTTACCAACGAATTGTTAAACTTCCGCATTAATCCTGGCCAGGTAGCGAATGTTCCCCAAGGCTGGTGGCATTATGAAATTGCAACTCTTGATAACACTCACCTGCTGGCCATTTTTGATGCTCCGGTTCCAGAAGCGATATTTGGTTCAGACATTCTGCGTCTTACGCCTGCAAATGTACTGGCCCATACGTATTGTCTGGACGAGAACAAGGTTAAAGAGACACTAGCCCCAATTCAAAAGACCGTATTCATTGGACCGCCTGCAGATTGTGCAACTCAAGTTTCGCCAGCTGCCGAAAACATGCCTAAACCAAATAGCCAGCCCAACGCCCAGCCGAATTCTCAGCCGTATGTACAAATGCAGTACGCACCAAGTCCGGAACATATTTATCCCGATCCAATGAATTCATCGTATGGACATACCCCGAATACGGCTTATTTGCCATCGGAGTCAGATTACACGCCGTACACTGTGCAGCGCCCTCTCATTGGTAACGGTTGGAGATACTAATTATC contains these protein-coding regions:
- a CDS encoding cupin domain-containing protein, whose amino-acid sequence is MDYTLPTTQFTYDVNQNQLFKKDENNYINSLSIKQLNTLGNASLLDIYLSTGNVVEPHIHQNATELVYCIRGSAVVSLINPFTNELLNFRINPGQVANVPQGWWHYEIATLDNTHLLAIFDAPVPEAIFGSDILRLTPANVLAHTYCLDENKVKETLAPIQKTVFIGPPADCATQVSPAAENMPKPNSQPNAQPNSQPYVQMQYAPSPEHIYPDPMNSSYGHTPNTAYLPSESDYTPYTVQRPLIGNGWRY